The genomic stretch ATAAGAAATTATTGTCAATTGTATTTTTATTAATTTTTCTGTTTTCATTTACAGGGTGTGAAAGTAATGAAATTAATTTAAAGATTATAACAGACGGTATTGTAATCAAGGATGACAGCTTAATGCTAATAACCGATACAGGTAAAAAGCCAATAATATACAAAAGTCCATACAGAAATTTTAAGGGCGCAGTAAAGGAAATTAAGAAAAAGTATGACTTAACACCATTTCTGTCACATTCAAAAGTAGTGGTAATTTCAGCAGAAATCACAGTAAATGAACTTGCTCATTATATTGAAGAACTGAAAAAGTATTATCAAATGCCACCTGATATAAAGGTAGCATTAGCAGAGAATGATACAATTGAAAAGATAGAACAAGGAAAGCTGAGAATTAAAGAAGTGAATATTTATATAAAAAATTCATTTAAAAATGACAGTAGAATTTGCACTTATGAGAATAATCTGTTAGGGCAAAAATTTCCTTTACTATACGAAAGTGACGGTAATGTTAACATAAAAAGAATAACAATTTAGTGAATATGTCCAAATTCTGTTGATAAATTTTTAATACTAATGTGTTTATAATTCTTAATCAGCATTTAAAATGCCGAAATATATAGTATAATAATGATGTATAATTATAAGTATAGAATTTTATCGAAAGGATTTTTATTATGGCAACTGAATATAAAGTTTCCCTTGATAAAGTTATCAAGGAACTATCACTGAAAACAGTTTATATGCCGGTTGATGCCAGTACAATCGACATTGTTTCTGCCGATATTGACCGTCCGGGACTGGAACTTACCGGCTACCTTGATTTCTTTGACTCAACAAGAATAATGATTTTAGGTTATACTGAATACAGTTACCTTAACCGTTTTGGTGCAGAACAACAGCACCATGTACTTAATGCCATTTTTTCACTGGGACCACCTGCAGTTATTATTACTCGTAATATGCGACCATCAAACCCACTGCTAATTGCTGCCGAAGAATGTGGTGTGCCTATTTTGGTTACATCAGAAACAACCAGTGAACTTTCTGTAAACCTTATTTCATATCTTAACAATGTTCTTGCTCCAAGAATTACTCGTCATGGTGTTCTTGTGGAAGTATATGGTGAAGGTTGCTTAATCACAGGTGACAGTGGTGTAGGTAAAAGTGAAACTGCCATTGAACTTATTAAGCGTGGTCACAGACTTGTTGCTGATGATGCAGTTGAAATTCGCCGTACTTCAAAGAACACTTTAGTAGGTACATCCCCTGAGAACATTCGTCACTTTATTGAACTTCGTGGTATCGGTATTATTAATGCAAGAAGAATCTTTGGTATGGGTGCTATCAAACAAAGTGAAAAGATTGATATGGTAATTAATATGGAACTGTGGGACTCTAACAGAGCTTATGACAGAATGGGTCTTGACAGTGAATATACAGAAATTTTAGGTGTTGATGTACCTGTAACTACAATTCCTGTGCGTCCCGGTAGAAACCTATCTATGATTATTGAAGTTGCTGCTATGAACAACAGACAAAAGAAGATGGGTTATAACGCTGCTATGGAACTACTTGAGAACCTTGGTATGAGTGTTGAGGAAGAGCATGTTCAGAACATCAAGGTTGATGCAGGTTTGGGAGAATAAATAATTATTGTTATTTAACTTATGGAGATTTATATGGAGAACTTACTTTCTTTTCTAAAAGAAAAAAACATTGAATATATTTGTAATGAACCTATGAAAAATCACACTACCTTTAAAGTAGGTGGCAATGCTGAATTTTTCGTTAAAGTAAAAAGTGTTGATGAACTTTCTGCTTTAATTAAGTTTATTACTGAGAACAACATTCCTTATTTTATTCTTGGTAAGGGTAGCAACCTGCTTGTTTCCGATGAGGGTATTAAGGGTGTTGTAATTATCCTTGACGGTGACTTTGAAAAGGTTGAAGTAAATGAAGAAACTATCACTGCCGGAGCAGGTGCATCATTAACAAAAATGTGCAGAACTGCCCTAGATAATAGCCTTTCAGGACTTGAATTTGCCTATGGTATTCCAGGTTCAGTAGGTGGTGCAGTATTTATGAATGCCGGTGCTTACGGTGGAGAAATGAAGGACTGTATTGTGTCAGTTGATTACATAACTCCTAGTGGTGAAATTGGCACATATAGCCTTGATGACCTACAGCTAGGTTATAGAACTTCAATCTTTAAATCTAACAAAAATATTGTTGTAGGTTGTACAGTTTCTCTTAATAAAGCAGATAAAGAAGATATTAAAGAAAAAATGACAGACCTACTTGGCAGAAGAAAATCAAAGCAACCTATTGAGTACCCATCAGCAGGTAGTACATTTAAAAGACCTGTGGGTAACTTTGCCGGTACACTTATTGAGTCTTGTGGACTAAAGGGCTATACAGTAGGTGGTGCTCAGGTTTCAGAGAAACATGCCGGTTTTGTAATCAATATCGGAAATGCTACTTCTAAGGATATTAATACATTAATTGAAGATGTACAAAAAATAGTAAAAGAAAAAACAGGTTACTTCCTTGAAACAGAGGTGATCAGACTATAATGGAACTTTTAATAATTTCAGGTATGTCAGGTGCAGGTAAATCAACTGCACTTAGAGCAGTTGAAGATATTGGATATTTCTGTGTGGATAATATGCCACCAATGTTACTTGGAACTTTCTATGATTTATGTGAACAGTCAACTGATGCCAAAATGAAGAAATGTGCAGTTGTTATTGATGTTCGTAGTGTATCGGCTATGACAAATCTTTATGATGAAATCAAGGCTAATTCACATCATGGTAGAAAGTTTAAGGTTCTTTTCCTAGATGCAAAGACAGAAACTTTAATAACTCGATATAAAGAAACAAGAAGAAGTCATCCGTTAGCTGATTTTGTTCCTGACCGTTCTGTTGAAAAGGCAGTTAAGAAAGAAAAGGAGCTTATGGGTATCCTAAAGGCTCATTCCGACTATGTTATTGACACAACATATATGTCACTAAAGCAACTTAGAGAAAGAGTAACAGGACTTTTCTCAACAAGTATTACAGACTCAATGAAGGTTACTGTAATGTCATTTGGCTTTAAGTACGGTATCCCTCTAGAGGCTGATATTGTGTTTGATGCAAGATGTCTTATCAACCCTTATTATGTGCCTGAACTAAAGCAACTTACAGGTCTTGATAAGGAAGTAAGGGACTATGTAATGGCATCAGAAGACAGTGTAACATTCCTTGAAAAAATACTTAATATGCTGGACTTTTCTTTGCCATTATACAAAAAGGAAGGCAAAAGTGAACTTGTAATTGCAGTAGGATGTACAGGTGGTAAGCACCGTTCTGTTACTTTAGCAAGAAACATTCATCATCACCTTCACGAAAAAGGCTATGCAGTAACAATAGCCCATAGAGATATTACTAAACAGTAAGGATGATACAAAATGTCATTTTCTTATGATACAAAAAAAGAATTGACTGAAATTGTACCGGAAATAAATAGTCTTTCTTTAGCACAATGTTACGGTATGTTGCTTTTTTCTAAGAAGTTTGCCTACAATGAACTTGTGTTTACAACAGAAAATAAATATGTTTGTGACAATTTATCAAACCTTTTGACTAACCTATATACACCAATGATTGAAAAGACTTCAGGGCTAAGGGTTCGTAATTCCAAGAATCCTTTAATAACAGTAAAGTTGCCTAATGAAGATGATTGCAATAGGATTTTTGAAAGTTTTGGTTATTCTAAAAGTGATGTGTCACTAAGACTTAATAGAGCAAATATATCGGAAGAAGGACAGATTTCAGCATTTTTAAGAGGTGCATTTCTTTCTTGTGGTAGCGTAACAAACCCTGAAAAAGGCTACCACCTGGAGTTTAAAGTACCTTTTAGAAATCTTGCAAATGATTTACTTACTTTGCTTTGTGAAATTGAGGAGTGTAACTTAACTCCAAAGTCTGTTACAAGGCAAGGTTACTTTATTGTGTATTTTAAGGACTCTGAACAAATAGCAGATTTTCTTGCTTATATTGGAGCATACTCAAGCTCAATGAATATAATCAACACCAAAATCACTAAGCAAGTGAAGAACAATGCAGTCCGAAA from Ruminococcus bovis encodes the following:
- a CDS encoding Ger(x)C family spore germination protein; this encodes MYKKLLSIVFLLIFLFSFTGCESNEINLKIITDGIVIKDDSLMLITDTGKKPIIYKSPYRNFKGAVKEIKKKYDLTPFLSHSKVVVISAEITVNELAHYIEELKKYYQMPPDIKVALAENDTIEKIEQGKLRIKEVNIYIKNSFKNDSRICTYENNLLGQKFPLLYESDGNVNIKRITI
- the hprK gene encoding HPr(Ser) kinase/phosphatase, which gives rise to MATEYKVSLDKVIKELSLKTVYMPVDASTIDIVSADIDRPGLELTGYLDFFDSTRIMILGYTEYSYLNRFGAEQQHHVLNAIFSLGPPAVIITRNMRPSNPLLIAAEECGVPILVTSETTSELSVNLISYLNNVLAPRITRHGVLVEVYGEGCLITGDSGVGKSETAIELIKRGHRLVADDAVEIRRTSKNTLVGTSPENIRHFIELRGIGIINARRIFGMGAIKQSEKIDMVINMELWDSNRAYDRMGLDSEYTEILGVDVPVTTIPVRPGRNLSMIIEVAAMNNRQKKMGYNAAMELLENLGMSVEEEHVQNIKVDAGLGE
- the murB gene encoding UDP-N-acetylmuramate dehydrogenase, with the protein product MENLLSFLKEKNIEYICNEPMKNHTTFKVGGNAEFFVKVKSVDELSALIKFITENNIPYFILGKGSNLLVSDEGIKGVVIILDGDFEKVEVNEETITAGAGASLTKMCRTALDNSLSGLEFAYGIPGSVGGAVFMNAGAYGGEMKDCIVSVDYITPSGEIGTYSLDDLQLGYRTSIFKSNKNIVVGCTVSLNKADKEDIKEKMTDLLGRRKSKQPIEYPSAGSTFKRPVGNFAGTLIESCGLKGYTVGGAQVSEKHAGFVINIGNATSKDINTLIEDVQKIVKEKTGYFLETEVIRL
- the rapZ gene encoding RNase adapter RapZ produces the protein MELLIISGMSGAGKSTALRAVEDIGYFCVDNMPPMLLGTFYDLCEQSTDAKMKKCAVVIDVRSVSAMTNLYDEIKANSHHGRKFKVLFLDAKTETLITRYKETRRSHPLADFVPDRSVEKAVKKEKELMGILKAHSDYVIDTTYMSLKQLRERVTGLFSTSITDSMKVTVMSFGFKYGIPLEADIVFDARCLINPYYVPELKQLTGLDKEVRDYVMASEDSVTFLEKILNMLDFSLPLYKKEGKSELVIAVGCTGGKHRSVTLARNIHHHLHEKGYAVTIAHRDITKQ
- the whiA gene encoding DNA-binding protein WhiA, with the translated sequence MSFSYDTKKELTEIVPEINSLSLAQCYGMLLFSKKFAYNELVFTTENKYVCDNLSNLLTNLYTPMIEKTSGLRVRNSKNPLITVKLPNEDDCNRIFESFGYSKSDVSLRLNRANISEEGQISAFLRGAFLSCGSVTNPEKGYHLEFKVPFRNLANDLLTLLCEIEECNLTPKSVTRQGYFIVYFKDSEQIADFLAYIGAYSSSMNIINTKITKQVKNNAVRKVNSEIHNINKTAEASAKQINAIKKIMKCDNIYNSLSPELKEIAQLRLDNPELSLRALGELTSDKVSRSGVNHRLKKLMSYIDEV